The proteins below are encoded in one region of Dehalococcoidales bacterium:
- a CDS encoding co-chaperone GroES, giving the protein MAVKIQPLGDRVLVKPIEAEEVTKGGIVLPASAQEKPLEGKVLATGPGKRNDKGEPVAMDVKTGDVILYSKYGGTEIKIDGEELIILTESNILAKRV; this is encoded by the coding sequence ATGGCAGTTAAAATCCAACCCCTGGGAGACCGAGTTCTGGTCAAACCAATTGAGGCTGAGGAGGTTACCAAAGGAGGGATTGTGTTACCGGCATCTGCCCAGGAAAAACCGCTGGAGGGTAAGGTTCTTGCCACGGGTCCTGGTAAACGCAACGATAAAGGCGAACCAGTGGCAATGGACGTAAAGACAGGAGATGTGATTCTATATTCCAAATACGGCGGTACTGAAATTAAAATTGATGGTGAGGAACTCATCATCCTTACCGAATCTAACATTTTAGCAAAAAGAGTCTAA
- the tsaD gene encoding tRNA (adenosine(37)-N6)-threonylcarbamoyltransferase complex transferase subunit TsaD has translation MTELIEFYHIIVSENLPSGYDNTGFLPSQFKHNVACYENLLTKKGVHPSLWYNILVILLGIETSCDETAAAVVENGRHILSSVVSSQIDIHSRFGGVVPEIASRQHISAIIPVIDEALSQAHTDWNELDAIATTHGPGLAGSLLVGANTAKAISFARKLPLVGVNHLEAHIYANWLSGCEPEFPLLCLIVSGGHTDLILMKNHGDYTLLGKTRDDAAGEAFDKAARILGLSYPGGPAIDNAARNAIADIKLPRAWLRGTDDFSFSGLKTALLRLVEAGTITSIENAAASFQEAVVDVLVKKTINAAVRHRVMQILLSGGVAANSLLREQMTLASPIPVLIPSPSLCTDNAAMVAACGYYRLQRGCISGIELDVIPSMALL, from the coding sequence ATGACTGAGTTGATTGAGTTCTATCATATAATTGTTTCGGAGAACTTGCCCTCCGGCTATGATAACACGGGCTTTTTACCCAGTCAATTTAAACACAACGTAGCCTGCTATGAAAACCTTTTAACAAAAAAGGGCGTCCATCCAAGCTTATGGTATAATATTTTGGTGATTTTACTGGGAATAGAAACTTCATGCGACGAAACTGCTGCTGCAGTAGTGGAGAATGGCCGGCACATTCTTTCCAGTGTTGTCAGTTCTCAAATCGATATCCACTCCCGCTTTGGCGGAGTCGTCCCGGAAATAGCTTCCCGGCAACACATTTCTGCCATTATCCCAGTTATTGATGAAGCCCTAAGTCAAGCCCATACTGATTGGAATGAGTTAGATGCTATCGCCACTACTCATGGACCGGGACTAGCCGGCTCTTTACTGGTAGGAGCAAATACCGCCAAGGCAATCAGTTTCGCAAGGAAGTTGCCACTAGTCGGAGTCAATCACCTCGAAGCCCACATCTACGCCAATTGGCTGAGTGGCTGCGAACCCGAATTTCCACTGTTATGCCTTATTGTATCCGGCGGTCATACCGATCTTATTCTGATGAAAAACCACGGAGACTATACCCTGCTGGGAAAAACCAGGGATGACGCTGCCGGGGAAGCATTTGACAAAGCCGCCCGCATTTTGGGGCTGAGTTACCCGGGCGGACCAGCGATCGATAACGCAGCAAGAAACGCAATAGCTGATATAAAGCTGCCTCGAGCCTGGCTCAGAGGAACAGATGATTTCAGTTTCAGCGGTCTAAAAACAGCCCTCTTGCGGCTTGTTGAAGCTGGTACAATCACCAGCATCGAAAACGCAGCAGCCAGTTTCCAGGAAGCGGTCGTGGACGTACTGGTCAAAAAGACAATTAATGCGGCCGTAAGGCATCGAGTAATGCAAATTCTTCTTTCAGGTGGAGTTGCAGCCAACAGCCTTCTGAGGGAACAAATGACTCTCGCTTCACCGATACCAGTGTTAATTCCATCGCCTTCATTATGCACCGACAACGCGGCCATGGTAGCTGCCTGTGGCTACTACCGCCTACAAAGAGGGTGTATCAGCGGTATTGAATTGGATGTCATACCTTCAATGGCACTACTGTAA
- a CDS encoding uracil-DNA glycosylase: protein MIELNQLSHEIAVCRACKLADGRTNTVPGEGCSQAEIMFIGEAPGEREDQLGRPFVGAAGKFLDELLFSIGLKRSDVYIANIIKCRPPGNRDPLPDELLACKPWLDRQIKLINPRMIVTLGRFSMSLFFPGKAIGKIHGNSIINNGVIYFPMYHPAAALHQGGLKEVIKADIRKIPDLLEGSKLTEKASVEESPQQLTLL from the coding sequence ATGATAGAACTCAATCAACTCAGTCATGAGATAGCTGTCTGCCGGGCATGCAAGCTTGCGGACGGCCGCACTAACACAGTGCCCGGTGAGGGTTGTTCCCAAGCTGAAATTATGTTCATTGGAGAAGCACCAGGGGAAAGAGAAGACCAGCTGGGGCGGCCGTTTGTAGGTGCAGCTGGTAAATTCCTCGATGAGCTTTTATTCTCAATTGGATTAAAGCGGAGCGATGTTTATATTGCTAATATTATCAAATGCCGCCCGCCAGGAAACCGCGACCCGTTACCAGATGAGCTTTTGGCTTGTAAGCCCTGGCTAGATCGCCAGATCAAGTTGATAAATCCTCGCATGATTGTTACCCTTGGACGTTTTTCGATGTCTCTTTTTTTCCCAGGTAAGGCTATTGGTAAAATTCACGGAAATTCAATAATTAACAACGGTGTAATCTATTTTCCAATGTATCATCCTGCCGCCGCTTTGCATCAGGGTGGTCTGAAAGAAGTGATCAAGGCAGATATAAGAAAGATCCCCGATTTGCTTGAAGGGAGCAAATTGACAGAGAAGGCGTCTGTTGAGGAGTCTCCACAACAATTGACATTACTTTAA
- a CDS encoding ribonuclease J: MQKRRTRNPKPKLKLIPLGGLGEIGKNMMVVEYGKDILIVDCGVMFPEEDMMGIDLVIPDISYLSDKKDKIRGIVITHAHEDHIGALPYILPQLNVPIYCTRLAKGLISVKLKEGKALSNAQINVIEPGGSFTLGCFKVEFFPVCHSIPDAVGLIIETPLGLVVHTGDFKLDYTPVYGEPTNLSRLAQAGSQGVLALLSDSTHAERPGYTPSEKVIGEALDTIISRAEGRVIVATFASLISRIQQVIDAAANHGRKVFVFGRSMSDNVKMALELGYLKASEEVLGKGEELKGLPPEKIVMITTGSQGEPTSALVRIANHGHRQVSITKGDTVVVSASPIPGNESLINRTIDTLFKQGAEVFYDQLSQVHVHGHASQEELKLVLNLVKPRFFVPIHGEFRHLTIHSRLALDAGVEENNIFRLEDGDVLEISPNAGRIAGRVTSGHVYVDGLSVGDVGGVVLRNRRMLSKDGIVVVIIAVNQQTGKLVSRPDIVSRGFVDTIEAKDMIEEGKDLVATIVDHRGKREADLSSADSRVRDELNRFFFEKTKRRPMILPVMVKV; the protein is encoded by the coding sequence ATGCAAAAAAGAAGAACAAGAAATCCTAAACCCAAGCTCAAGCTTATCCCGTTGGGAGGGCTGGGAGAAATTGGTAAAAACATGATGGTTGTCGAGTACGGCAAAGACATCCTTATTGTAGATTGTGGTGTAATGTTCCCGGAAGAAGATATGATGGGTATCGATCTGGTTATCCCGGATATTAGTTATCTGTCGGATAAAAAAGATAAAATCCGGGGAATCGTGATAACCCATGCACATGAAGACCACATCGGAGCTTTACCTTATATATTGCCACAACTAAACGTGCCAATCTACTGCACTCGTCTGGCTAAAGGGCTGATTTCCGTTAAGCTCAAGGAAGGGAAAGCTCTGAGTAATGCCCAGATCAACGTAATTGAGCCCGGGGGTAGCTTTACTCTGGGTTGCTTTAAAGTAGAATTTTTCCCGGTTTGCCACAGTATACCCGATGCAGTTGGTCTGATTATCGAAACACCCCTGGGCCTGGTTGTCCATACCGGTGATTTCAAACTGGATTATACCCCGGTATATGGTGAGCCCACCAATCTTTCCCGGCTTGCCCAAGCTGGCTCCCAGGGAGTACTGGCATTACTCTCTGATTCCACTCATGCTGAAAGACCTGGTTATACTCCTTCAGAAAAGGTTATTGGAGAAGCGCTGGATACCATTATTTCCAGAGCAGAGGGAAGGGTGATTGTAGCTACTTTTGCTTCGTTGATTTCCCGCATTCAGCAGGTCATCGATGCTGCTGCCAACCATGGCAGAAAAGTATTTGTATTCGGGCGGAGTATGAGCGACAACGTAAAAATGGCTCTCGAACTTGGATACCTCAAGGCTTCGGAAGAAGTGCTTGGCAAGGGGGAGGAGCTAAAGGGGCTGCCTCCGGAAAAGATAGTCATGATTACTACCGGCTCACAGGGCGAACCGACCTCAGCGCTGGTGCGTATTGCCAATCATGGGCACCGCCAGGTCTCCATTACTAAGGGAGATACGGTGGTGGTATCGGCCTCACCGATTCCCGGCAACGAGTCTCTTATTAACCGTACCATTGATACCCTGTTCAAGCAAGGGGCAGAAGTATTTTACGACCAGCTTTCTCAGGTGCATGTCCATGGGCATGCATCGCAGGAGGAACTTAAGCTGGTGTTAAACCTGGTTAAACCTCGCTTCTTTGTACCCATCCATGGCGAGTTTCGTCACCTTACCATTCACTCTCGGCTGGCGTTAGATGCTGGAGTTGAAGAGAACAATATCTTTCGGCTGGAAGACGGAGACGTGCTTGAGATAAGCCCCAACGCGGGCCGGATAGCTGGAAGAGTTACTTCCGGGCATGTATATGTGGATGGCTTGAGTGTGGGTGATGTTGGAGGAGTGGTGCTCAGAAATAGGCGCATGCTATCCAAGGATGGCATAGTAGTGGTAATTATTGCGGTTAATCAACAAACCGGTAAGCTGGTCAGCCGCCCCGATATAGTATCCCGTGGTTTTGTTGACACCATAGAAGCAAAGGATATGATAGAAGAAGGCAAAGACTTGGTTGCAACGATTGTTGATCATCGGGGTAAACGAGAGGCTGATTTATCTTCTGCAGATTCCAGGGTGCGAGATGAGCTGAATCGCTTTTTCTTTGAAAAGACCAAACGCCGACCGATGATTTTACCAGTGATGGTAAAAGTCTAG
- a CDS encoding DNA translocase FtsK, whose protein sequence is MSRDKDKKRKEQTAVARKVDKKKASAEKYSETKAPRKRFNPLKLLTKVWFWLILLVLIAGGLLYWQWDNVVDFVWDVAASTMGLFGWGVVLIGLAVLIILVVVFRHEIAAFAQRWKLYQWNKWLGAAAWFAAIWGFLGILELGGAIGDAIINGDKGYIGWLIVVGLVLGGFILLFPGLVWRGLKATVKGIVGIIKLPAPRPKTSRPVQEEFKFNYPPTVTENRAVAGDQTEKSAIPEKAPLGIKPPSVLIPPEIMPGKKYPDIAPETIEKPKQPSPEKQSAAPRAALKTGEGARDVKDVARDVWRKYGESSDLVLIDGWKLPPIDILDLSPEVDFGQADNSKRARLIEEALESYGVEAKVVQVNAGPTVTQFGIEPGWDRKFREIKDRDEEGNVVIRQEEVSRTRVKVERITALSNNLALALAVPGVRIEAPIPGKALVGIEVPNANFGIVSLRSVIESANFQKILGKSNLALALGKGAGGESIAGDLAKMPHLLVAGSTGSGKTVCLNAIVCCLLMCNSPADLKFILIDPKRVELVQYNSLPHLATKVVVDTDKALNTLRWLSQEMDNRYKTLSAVGARNIEAYNKKVPREKKMPNLVLVIDELADLMMTGFAEVEHILCRLAQLARAVGIHLVVATQRPSVDVITGLIKANFPTRISFAVTSQVDSRTILDSTGAEKLLGRGDMLYLPTEEAKPRRLQGCFVSDPEVERLVYFWGTQKQEQAATLNLDELASLEPSIKIQETAAPADPLITAARKLAEEHSNISTSFLQRKLHIGYPRAARIMEQLQEEMGDDKTDENGAEIEEERSGDSY, encoded by the coding sequence GTGTCCAGGGATAAAGATAAAAAACGCAAAGAACAGACTGCTGTAGCCAGGAAAGTGGATAAAAAGAAGGCTTCCGCAGAGAAGTATTCAGAAACCAAGGCGCCACGCAAGCGTTTTAATCCGCTGAAACTGCTCACAAAAGTCTGGTTTTGGCTGATACTACTGGTTTTGATTGCAGGCGGGCTGTTGTATTGGCAGTGGGACAACGTTGTCGATTTTGTATGGGATGTGGCTGCAAGCACTATGGGGCTGTTTGGGTGGGGGGTCGTCCTGATTGGATTGGCAGTTCTGATTATACTAGTTGTTGTTTTCAGGCATGAAATTGCTGCTTTCGCTCAGCGCTGGAAGCTGTATCAATGGAATAAATGGCTTGGAGCAGCAGCTTGGTTTGCTGCCATATGGGGATTCCTGGGGATCCTGGAATTGGGTGGAGCTATCGGCGATGCGATTATAAATGGAGATAAAGGTTATATTGGTTGGTTGATAGTTGTCGGTCTTGTACTTGGCGGATTTATACTGTTATTCCCGGGGCTTGTGTGGAGAGGTTTGAAGGCTACTGTAAAAGGTATTGTTGGGATAATTAAACTGCCAGCCCCGCGGCCAAAAACCTCCCGGCCGGTTCAGGAAGAGTTTAAATTCAATTACCCACCCACCGTTACCGAGAACCGTGCAGTTGCTGGTGATCAGACAGAAAAATCAGCTATACCGGAGAAAGCTCCCCTTGGAATAAAGCCTCCGTCAGTATTAATTCCGCCTGAAATAATGCCAGGCAAGAAGTATCCTGATATTGCACCCGAAACAATCGAAAAACCAAAACAACCTTCCCCGGAGAAGCAATCCGCAGCACCGCGAGCAGCTTTAAAAACCGGTGAAGGCGCGCGTGACGTCAAAGATGTAGCTCGTGATGTATGGAGAAAGTACGGGGAATCCTCCGACTTAGTTCTGATCGATGGTTGGAAGCTGCCGCCAATCGATATATTGGACTTGTCTCCAGAGGTCGATTTCGGCCAGGCGGATAACAGCAAGCGGGCGCGCTTGATTGAAGAAGCCTTGGAAAGCTACGGAGTTGAAGCAAAAGTCGTACAAGTTAACGCCGGGCCTACAGTTACACAGTTTGGAATTGAGCCTGGTTGGGATCGTAAGTTTCGCGAAATAAAAGACCGGGATGAAGAAGGCAATGTTGTAATCCGGCAAGAAGAAGTCTCTCGCACCAGGGTAAAGGTAGAACGTATCACAGCGCTCTCGAACAACCTTGCTTTGGCGTTAGCGGTTCCTGGCGTGCGCATAGAAGCGCCGATTCCTGGTAAAGCCTTGGTGGGAATCGAGGTCCCCAATGCTAATTTTGGAATAGTAAGCCTTAGAAGTGTTATAGAAAGCGCCAATTTCCAGAAAATTCTGGGCAAATCGAATTTAGCGCTGGCACTTGGCAAAGGAGCAGGAGGCGAATCCATTGCCGGAGATCTTGCCAAGATGCCGCACTTGCTGGTAGCTGGTTCCACCGGTAGCGGTAAAACTGTGTGTTTGAATGCCATTGTTTGCTGTTTACTCATGTGTAACTCACCTGCGGATTTGAAATTCATACTCATAGACCCTAAGCGGGTAGAGCTTGTTCAATATAACAGTTTGCCGCATTTGGCTACTAAAGTTGTAGTAGATACCGATAAAGCCTTAAACACCCTTCGCTGGCTCAGCCAGGAAATGGATAACCGGTACAAGACTTTATCTGCAGTGGGCGCGCGCAACATCGAGGCATATAACAAAAAAGTGCCCAGAGAAAAGAAAATGCCGAACCTGGTGCTTGTTATCGATGAACTTGCCGACCTGATGATGACTGGATTTGCAGAGGTAGAACATATTCTTTGCCGATTAGCACAGTTGGCACGAGCAGTTGGCATCCATCTGGTGGTTGCTACCCAGCGACCATCGGTTGATGTGATCACCGGTCTTATTAAAGCAAACTTCCCCACACGTATCAGCTTTGCGGTGACTTCCCAGGTAGATTCGCGTACAATTCTGGATTCCACCGGGGCAGAAAAACTTCTGGGTCGCGGCGATATGCTTTATCTGCCAACTGAAGAAGCCAAACCCAGGCGTCTGCAGGGCTGTTTTGTTTCTGATCCAGAAGTGGAACGTTTGGTTTATTTCTGGGGTACCCAAAAACAGGAGCAGGCTGCCACCCTTAATCTTGATGAACTAGCTTCATTGGAGCCGTCAATTAAAATCCAGGAGACTGCAGCCCCGGCTGACCCCTTGATCACCGCTGCCAGAAAACTGGCAGAAGAGCATAGTAATATATCTACTTCTTTTCTACAGCGAAAGTTACATATTGGCTATCCTAGAGCGGCGCGTATAATGGAGCAACTCCAGGAAGAAATGGGCGATGACAAAACGGATGAAAATGGGGCAGAGATAGAGGAAGAGAGATCTGGCGATAGCTATTAG
- a CDS encoding DegV family protein, producing MSVKILTDSTADIPADLAQELDITIVPIYILFGIQSYRDGIDIDHDTFYERLLGGEQPTTSQPTPQDFIHAYERIASGADGICSIHISSSLSGTYSSAVQAANTKPWPCPINVIDTRLLSISHGILAIKAARMAKKGKSLEEITHAVESMMKRVRLLVLFDTLKYLERGGRIGKAKSLVGSVLSVKPLLSMRDGEFVPVGQVRNRKKGIDKLVDLVATPEGIEEICILYSTTSDEANALAEQLDPIFPQEKTLVARLGAGLAPHGGPGVLAIVTLIKEEITD from the coding sequence ATGAGCGTAAAAATACTTACAGACAGCACTGCTGATATCCCGGCAGATTTGGCACAAGAACTGGATATAACCATTGTACCAATTTATATACTGTTTGGAATTCAATCATACCGCGATGGTATCGACATCGATCATGATACCTTCTATGAAAGACTTCTGGGCGGGGAGCAACCCACTACTTCACAACCAACTCCACAGGATTTTATTCATGCTTATGAAAGAATAGCCTCCGGCGCAGACGGGATATGCTCAATACACATTTCAAGCAGCTTAAGCGGCACGTACAGCTCGGCTGTGCAAGCCGCAAATACAAAACCGTGGCCTTGCCCTATTAATGTAATAGATACTCGCCTATTATCAATTTCTCACGGCATTCTTGCCATTAAAGCTGCTCGCATGGCAAAGAAAGGTAAAAGCCTGGAAGAGATAACCCATGCCGTTGAAAGTATGATGAAACGAGTCCGCTTGCTGGTTCTTTTCGATACCTTGAAATATCTGGAAAGGGGAGGGCGCATCGGTAAGGCCAAGTCATTGGTAGGATCGGTACTAAGCGTCAAACCTCTTCTATCCATGCGGGATGGGGAATTTGTACCAGTGGGACAAGTACGCAATCGTAAAAAAGGTATCGATAAATTGGTTGATCTTGTGGCTACTCCAGAGGGCATTGAAGAAATCTGCATCCTGTACTCCACCACATCGGATGAAGCCAATGCGTTGGCCGAGCAGCTTGATCCAATCTTTCCTCAAGAGAAAACACTGGTGGCGAGGCTGGGGGCTGGGCTGGCACCTCATGGAGGGCCTGGTGTACTTGCTATCGTAACCCTGATTAAGGAAGAGATAACTGACTAA